Proteins encoded in a region of the Magallana gigas chromosome 8, xbMagGiga1.1, whole genome shotgun sequence genome:
- the LOC105341186 gene encoding metallo-beta-lactamase domain-containing protein 1, producing MYEVSVLKEGYCQPTAGGKKKTCGSITLIKGRHNILVDTGSPWEKDLLLQALQGCRLNPLDMDYVVCTSGHPDKVGNLNLFTKAKHIVSGVLCFQDNFFQHAFKQGIPYEIDEDVEVVSTPSQSGSDVSVIVKNTPLGTVAVTGGLFECYEDLEDPSLWQDNSEDPESQEQGRIDMLQLANHIVPGHGKMFQVPENYKKHLRVVMYTEEHYEQTIGNKTTSSHQSEYVVFEKDD from the exons ATGTATGAGGTTTCAGTGCTGAAAGAAGGATACTGTCAACCAACGGCAGGAG GTAAGAAGAAAACTTGCGGCAGTATCACTCTGATCAAGGGCCGCCACAACATCCTGGTGGACACAGGAAGTCCGTGGGAAAAAGACCTTTTGTTGCAAG CCCTACAGGGGTGTAGGTTGAACCCCCTGGACATGGACTATGTGGTGTGTACCAGTGGTCATCCAGACAAAGTGGGCAACCTCAATCTTTTCACCAAGGCCAAACACATCGTCTCAGGAGTTCTCTGTTTCCAAGACAACTTTTTCCAGCATGCCTTTAAGCAG GGCATTCCTTATGAAATAGATGAAGATGTTGAGGTGGTTTCTACTCCGAGTCAGTCTGGATCTGATGTGTCAGTCATAGTTAAGAATACTCCACTAGGAACAGTGGCAGTGACAG GAGGACTGTTTGAGTGCTATGAGGATTTGGAGGACCCGAGTTTGTGGCAGGATAACAGTGAGGACCCCGAATCCCAGGAGCAGGGCCGGATAGACATGTTACAGTTGGCCAATCACATCGTCCCCGGCCACGGCAAAATGTTCCAGGTCCCCGAAAACTACAAGAAGCATCTCAGGGTTGTTATGTATACAGAAGAACACTACGAACAAACCATTGGCAATAAAACCACTTCCAGCCACCAAAGCGAGTATGTCGTCTTTGAGAAAGATGATTGA
- the LOC105341187 gene encoding metallo-beta-lactamase domain-containing protein 1 — MSSYEVIVLKEGYSKSEGQGHHRACGSISLIKGPKNVVVDTGNPWDRDHILDGLKKNGLSPEKIHYCVCTHGHSDHVGNLSMFDKAVHILSYDVCEGDKYHMHDFKTGIPYEIDDDVEVVPTPGHTGADISVIVSNTGLGTVAVTGDLFECLEDLEEPSLWQDNSENPELQQQWRIEVLKKADYIVPGHGKMFKVPEDYKRSMRVVMYHEEFHQVGNHATTLSEYVVIEEN; from the exons ATGTCATCATATGAAGTTATTGTGTTGAAAGAAGGATACAGCAAATCAGAAGGTCAAG gtCATCATAGAGCTTGTGGGAGTATAAGTTTGATTAAGGGGCCAAAAAATGTAGTAGTAGACACTGGAAATCCGTGGGATAGAGATCATATCCTAGATG GCCTGAAGAAAAATGGGTTGTCTCCAGAAAAGATCCACTACTGTGTGTGCACTCATGGCCACTCGGATCACGTTGGGAACTTGAGTATGTTTGACAAGGCCGTTCACATCCTGTCCTATGATGTGTGTGAGGGTGACAAATATCACATGCATGACTTCAAAACG GGAATTCCCTACGAGATTGATGATGATGTTGAGGTGGTCCCAACACCTGGACACACAGGTGCAGACATTTCGGTCATTGTCAGTAACACAGGTCTGGGAACGGTCGCTGTTACAG GTGATTTATTCGAGTGTTTGGAGGACCTTGAAGAGCCAAGTCTATGGCAGGACAACAGTGAAAACCCAGAACTACAACAACAGTGGAGAATAGAGGTCCTGAAAAAAGCTGACTACATTGTTCCTGGGCACGGCAAAATGTTCAAAGTACCGGAGGACTACAAGAGGAGCATGCGGGTGGTGATGTACCATGAGGAGTTCCATCAGGTCGGAAATCATGCGACGACCCTCAGTGAATACGTAGTGATCGAGGAGAattaa